A single region of the Penaeus monodon isolate SGIC_2016 chromosome 18, NSTDA_Pmon_1, whole genome shotgun sequence genome encodes:
- the LOC119584505 gene encoding gamma-interferon-inducible lysosomal thiol reductase-like, translating to MRTSLLLLACVAATLAQDAPPVKIHLYYESLCPYSIDFVISQLYPTWTILKEIMEVEMFPFGNASYQPDGDGWSFTCQHGAGECKGNMIHACAKNHFNDINLEMEFVNCLLSSTYPPNAGATCAAQVNANWAPLEHCINSVEGENFLHQVALQQEQLDPSLYFVPWIIVNDVFTEDQVGECQTNLKKVVCEKYTGTKPAECEAILAAGRPAAKAVTFA from the exons ATGCGtacgtctctccttctcctcgcctGTGTGGCCGCG ACGCTGGCCCAGGACGCCCCGCCGGTCAAGATCCACCTCTATTACGAGTCCCTGTGTCCTTACAGCATCGACTTCGTGATCTCGCAGCTGTACCCGACGTGGACGATCCTTAAGGAGATAATGGAGGTCGAGATGTTCCCCTTCGGCAACGCGTCG TACCAACCCGATGGCGACGGCTGGTCCTTCACCTGCCAACACGGCGCCGGCGAGTGCAAGGGCAACATGATCCACGCATGCGCCAAGAACCACTTCAACGACATCAACCTCGAGATGGAGTTCGTAAACTGCCTCCTCTCGTCGACCTACCCGCCCAACGCCGGCGCCACG TGTGCCGCTCAGGTGAACGCCAACTGGGCGCCCCTCGAGCACTGCATCAACTCCGTGGAGGGAGAGAACTTCCTTCACCAGGTGGCGCTGCAGCAGGAGCAACTCGACCCTTCCCTGTACTTCGTGCCCTGGATCATCGTTAATGAT GTGTTCACCGAGGACCAGGTTGGAGAGTGCCAGACCAACCTGAAGAAGGTCGTCTGCGAGAAGTACACGGGGACGAAACCCGCTGAATGCGAGGCTATCTTGGCTGCCGGAAGACCTGCTGCAAAGGCCGTCACTTTTGCCTAA